The sequence CGCGTTCCAGGCCCGCTGGATCCTCCAGAACTCCGGCGCGGTGGCGTGTGCGGTGGAGACGAAGGAGCAGGGCCGCCTGATCAGCCAGGAGCGCAAGCAGCTGGGCGACCTGGCGCACCTGTGGCAGTTCGACACGGGGGCGATCGGCCACCTGAAGTCCCTCGGCAAGGACCTCCCGGACGCGGCGGTCGCGGCCCGCCGGGCCACCCTGGAACCGCACAGTCCGGCGACCCTCATCTACACCTCGGGCACGACCGGCCGCCCGAAGGGCTGTGTCCTGACCCACGGCAACTTCTTCGCCGAGGTCGACAACGCCATCGAACTCCTCCACCCGGTCTTCACGTCGGTTTCCAAGGACCCGGCTTCCACCCTCCTCTTCCTTCCCCTCTCGCACGTCTTCGGCCGGATGGTCGCGATCGGCTGCATGCGGGCGCGGGTCCGCCTGGGCCACGCCCCCTCCATCCAGACGGACGACCTCCTGGCCGACCTGGCGGGCTTCCGCCCCACGTTCCTGCTGGCCATCCCGTACGTCCTGGAGAAGGTCTACAACACCGGCCGGGCGACGGCGGAGAAGATGGGCCGCGCCGCGTCGTTCGACCGCGCGGCACGGATCGCGCAGCGCTACGGCAAGGCGGTGGAGGCGGCCGAACACGGGACGGGCCCGGGTCCGGGCCTCGGCCTGCGCGCGGCCCGCGCGCTGTACGACCCGCTGGTCTACCGCCGCATCCGGGCGGCCCTGGGCGGCAAGGTCCGGTACGTGATCTGCGGCGGCTCCCCGCTGGGCCGACGCCTCGCCGCGTTCTACGAGGGCGCGGGCATCGGCATCTTCGAGGGCTACGGCCTCACCGAGACCACGGCCGCCCACACGGTGACCCCGCCCCTCAAACCCCGCCTGGGCACGGTGGGATGGCCGCTGCCCGGGACCTCGGTGCGCATCGCGGACGACGGCGAGGTGCTGCTCAAGGGCGGCCAGGTGTTCCGGGGCTACTGGGACGGGGAGCGGGCCGAGGTGACCCCGGCGCTGCTGGCGGACGACTGGTTCCCGACGGGCGACCTGGGCACGCTCGACGAGGACGGCTACCTGACGATCACGGGCCGCAAGAAGGACATCATCATCACGTCGGGCGGCAAGAACGTCACCCCCGCCCCGCTGGAGGACTGGCTGCGCGCGCATCCCCTGGTCAGCCAGTGCATGGTGGTCGGCGACAACCGCTCGTACGTCACCGCCCTGATCACCCTGGAGCCGGACGGCCTCCAGCACTGGCGCCGGATGACCAAGAAGCAGGACATCCCGATGCGCGACCTGGTCCACGACGAGGACCTGCGCACGGCCTTGCAGAAGGCGGTGGACGAGGCGAACCGCCTGGTGTCCCGTGCCGAGTCGATCCGTAAGTTCACGGTCCTTCCGGTGGACTTCACCGAGGAGAAGGGCCACTTGACGCCGTCGCTGAAGCTGAAGCGGGAGGCGATCGCGCGGGACTTCGCGGAGGAGATCGAGGGGTTGTACCGGAGGTAGGGCTTCGGTGGAGGCCCTTGTCACCTGTCCGCGGGGAGCAACCTGAACGCCTTGTGGCCGGTCAGGGGCCGGACCGTACGGAAGCGGCGGTCCGCGGTGAAGACGACCTCGGTCCGGTACGCGGCGGCCGGGGCGACGTTGCGACACCTCCGTGGTGTGGCGCAAAACCCGTCGATCATCGTCCGCGCGTCCTGGCACCCTGAGCACAAGGGCCCGACGGCAGCTGATCCGCGGGCAGGGTGTTGCGAAGGGAAGTCCGCATGGCCACGGTCGTCGACCTGATCACCTACCCCGTCAAGGGCTGCGCGGGAACGTCCGTGGACGGGTCGCACCTGACCCCGGCGGGTCTCGCCCACGACCGCAGCTTCATGGTCGTCGGCCCCGACGGGGTCTACCGCTCCCAGCGCCGCGACCCCCGCCTGGCCCTCGTCCGGCCCACCGTCAGCGCCGACGGCAGCAGGCTCACG is a genomic window of Streptomyces sp. YPW6 containing:
- a CDS encoding long-chain fatty acid--CoA ligase, with the translated sequence MSTPPSAVSASTTPPGPVLIEPTKKRGPDGRVQEVSVPEFAPTVQRGSLAEIPFDNAREAPADPVLSRKDAEGAWQDVSAADFAAEVLAVAKGLMAEGLRAGDRVAIMARTTYEWTLLDFAAWAAGLVTVPIYPTSSAFQARWILQNSGAVACAVETKEQGRLISQERKQLGDLAHLWQFDTGAIGHLKSLGKDLPDAAVAARRATLEPHSPATLIYTSGTTGRPKGCVLTHGNFFAEVDNAIELLHPVFTSVSKDPASTLLFLPLSHVFGRMVAIGCMRARVRLGHAPSIQTDDLLADLAGFRPTFLLAIPYVLEKVYNTGRATAEKMGRAASFDRAARIAQRYGKAVEAAEHGTGPGPGLGLRAARALYDPLVYRRIRAALGGKVRYVICGGSPLGRRLAAFYEGAGIGIFEGYGLTETTAAHTVTPPLKPRLGTVGWPLPGTSVRIADDGEVLLKGGQVFRGYWDGERAEVTPALLADDWFPTGDLGTLDEDGYLTITGRKKDIIITSGGKNVTPAPLEDWLRAHPLVSQCMVVGDNRSYVTALITLEPDGLQHWRRMTKKQDIPMRDLVHDEDLRTALQKAVDEANRLVSRAESIRKFTVLPVDFTEEKGHLTPSLKLKREAIARDFAEEIEGLYRR